In Felis catus isolate Fca126 chromosome A2, F.catus_Fca126_mat1.0, whole genome shotgun sequence, the following proteins share a genomic window:
- the TES gene encoding testin isoform X1 → MGLGHEQGFGAPCLKCKEKCEGFELHFWRKICRNCKCGQEEHDVLLSNEEDRKVGKLFEDTKYTTLIAKLKTDGIPMYKRNVMILTNPVAAKKNVSINTVTYEWAPPVQNQALARQYMQMLPKEKQPVAGSEGAQYRKKQLAKQLPAHDQDPSKCHELSPKEVKEMEQFVKKYKSEALGVGDVKLPREMDTQGPNRMLLPGGDRSTTAAVGAMEGKSAEHKRTQYSCYCCKLSMKEGDPAIYAERAGYDKLWHPACFVCSACQELLVDMIYFWKNGKLYCGRHYCDSEKPRCAGCDELIFSNEYTQAENQNWHLKHFCCFDCDNILAGEIYVMVNDKPVCKPCYVKNHAVVCQGCHNAIDPEVQRVTYNNFSWHASTECFLCSCCSKCLIGQKFMPVEGMVFCSVECKKMMS, encoded by the exons AAAAATATGTCGTAACTGCAAGTGTGGCCAAGAAGAGCATGACGTCCTCTTGAGCAATGAAGAGGATCGAAAAGTGGGAAAACTTTTTGAAGACACCAAATATACCACCCTGATTGCCAAGCTAAAAACAGATGGAATTCCCATGTATAAACGCAATGTTATGATACTGACCAATCCAGTTGCTGCCAAGAAGAACGTCTCCATCAATACAGTTACCTACGAGTGGGCTCCTCCCGTCCAGAATCAGGCATTG GCCAGGCAATACATGCAGATGCTGCCGAAGGAGAAGCAGCCCGTGGCAGGCTCAGAGGGGGCACAGTACCGAAAGAAGCAGCTGGCAAAGCAGCTCCCTGCACACGATCAAGACCCTTCAAAGTGCCATGAGTTGTCTCCCAAAGAGGTGAAGGAGATGGAACAGTTTGTGAAGAAATATAAGAGTGAGGCTCTGGGAGTAGGAGATGTCAAACTTCCCCGTGAGATGGACACGCAAGGCCCCAACAGAATGCTCCTCCCTGGAGGGGACAGAAGCACCACGGCAGCAGTGGGGGCCATGGAGGGCAAATCGGCCGAACACAAAAGAACTCAGTAT TCCTGCTACTGCTGCAAACTGAGTATGAAGGAGGGTGACCCAGCCATCTACGCTGAAAGAGCCGGCTATGATAAACTGTGGCACCCGGCTTGTTTCGTCTGCAGTGCCTGCCAGGAACTCCTGGTCGACATGATTTATTTCTGGAAGAATGGGAAGCTATACTGTGGCAGACATTACTGTGACAGTGAGAAACCACGATGTGCTGGCTGTGATGAG TTAATATTCAGCAATGAGTACACCCAGGCAGAAAACCAAAATTGGCATTTGAAACACTTCTGCTGCTTTGACTGTGACAACATCCTAGCTGGGGAAATATACGTGATGGTCAATGACAAGCCCGTGTGTAAGCCCTGCTATGTGAAGAATCATGCTGTG GTTTGTCAAGGATGCCACAATGCCATTGATCCTGAAGTGCAGCGAGTGACCTATAACAACTTCAGCTGGCATGCGTCCACAGAGTGCTTTTTGTGTTCCTGCTGCAGCAAGTGTCTCATTGGGCAGAAGTTCATGCCAGTAGAAGGGATGGTTTTCTGTTCAGTGGAGTGTAAGAAGATGATGTCTTAA
- the TES gene encoding testin: MDLEAKVKKMGLGHEQGFGAPCLKCKEKCEGFELHFWRKICRNCKCGQEEHDVLLSNEEDRKVGKLFEDTKYTTLIAKLKTDGIPMYKRNVMILTNPVAAKKNVSINTVTYEWAPPVQNQALARQYMQMLPKEKQPVAGSEGAQYRKKQLAKQLPAHDQDPSKCHELSPKEVKEMEQFVKKYKSEALGVGDVKLPREMDTQGPNRMLLPGGDRSTTAAVGAMEGKSAEHKRTQYSCYCCKLSMKEGDPAIYAERAGYDKLWHPACFVCSACQELLVDMIYFWKNGKLYCGRHYCDSEKPRCAGCDELIFSNEYTQAENQNWHLKHFCCFDCDNILAGEIYVMVNDKPVCKPCYVKNHAVVCQGCHNAIDPEVQRVTYNNFSWHASTECFLCSCCSKCLIGQKFMPVEGMVFCSVECKKMMS; the protein is encoded by the exons AAAAATATGTCGTAACTGCAAGTGTGGCCAAGAAGAGCATGACGTCCTCTTGAGCAATGAAGAGGATCGAAAAGTGGGAAAACTTTTTGAAGACACCAAATATACCACCCTGATTGCCAAGCTAAAAACAGATGGAATTCCCATGTATAAACGCAATGTTATGATACTGACCAATCCAGTTGCTGCCAAGAAGAACGTCTCCATCAATACAGTTACCTACGAGTGGGCTCCTCCCGTCCAGAATCAGGCATTG GCCAGGCAATACATGCAGATGCTGCCGAAGGAGAAGCAGCCCGTGGCAGGCTCAGAGGGGGCACAGTACCGAAAGAAGCAGCTGGCAAAGCAGCTCCCTGCACACGATCAAGACCCTTCAAAGTGCCATGAGTTGTCTCCCAAAGAGGTGAAGGAGATGGAACAGTTTGTGAAGAAATATAAGAGTGAGGCTCTGGGAGTAGGAGATGTCAAACTTCCCCGTGAGATGGACACGCAAGGCCCCAACAGAATGCTCCTCCCTGGAGGGGACAGAAGCACCACGGCAGCAGTGGGGGCCATGGAGGGCAAATCGGCCGAACACAAAAGAACTCAGTAT TCCTGCTACTGCTGCAAACTGAGTATGAAGGAGGGTGACCCAGCCATCTACGCTGAAAGAGCCGGCTATGATAAACTGTGGCACCCGGCTTGTTTCGTCTGCAGTGCCTGCCAGGAACTCCTGGTCGACATGATTTATTTCTGGAAGAATGGGAAGCTATACTGTGGCAGACATTACTGTGACAGTGAGAAACCACGATGTGCTGGCTGTGATGAG TTAATATTCAGCAATGAGTACACCCAGGCAGAAAACCAAAATTGGCATTTGAAACACTTCTGCTGCTTTGACTGTGACAACATCCTAGCTGGGGAAATATACGTGATGGTCAATGACAAGCCCGTGTGTAAGCCCTGCTATGTGAAGAATCATGCTGTG GTTTGTCAAGGATGCCACAATGCCATTGATCCTGAAGTGCAGCGAGTGACCTATAACAACTTCAGCTGGCATGCGTCCACAGAGTGCTTTTTGTGTTCCTGCTGCAGCAAGTGTCTCATTGGGCAGAAGTTCATGCCAGTAGAAGGGATGGTTTTCTGTTCAGTGGAGTGTAAGAAGATGATGTCTTAA